Proteins found in one Persephonella sp. genomic segment:
- the rpsG gene encoding 30S ribosomal protein S7 codes for MPRKGPVKPREIMPDPIYKDVLVHKLINKVMKDGKKSVAEKIVYTAMKILEERTGEDALTALHKAIENIKPVLEVRPRRVGGSTYQVPMEVPPRRQISLALRWLVEAARNRSGKGNYTMIEKLANELYDAYNNRGAAVKKKEDTHRMAEANKAFAHYRW; via the coding sequence ATGCCAAGGAAAGGACCAGTAAAACCAAGAGAAATAATGCCAGACCCAATTTATAAAGATGTTCTGGTTCACAAATTAATAAATAAAGTAATGAAAGACGGTAAAAAATCAGTTGCAGAAAAAATAGTTTACACAGCAATGAAAATCCTTGAAGAAAGAACAGGAGAAGATGCTTTAACGGCACTCCACAAAGCAATTGAAAATATAAAACCTGTTTTAGAAGTTAGACCAAGAAGGGTTGGTGGTTCTACATATCAGGTTCCAATGGAAGTGCCACCAAGAAGACAGATATCCCTTGCTTTAAGATGGCTTGTTGAGGCAGCCAGAAACAGAAGCGGAAAAGGAAATTATACAATGATTGAAAAGCTTGCAAATGAACTTTATGACGCTTATAACAACAGAGGAGCTGCTGTTAAGAAGAAAGAAGATACACACAGAATGGCAGAAGCAAACAAAGCATTTGCCCATTATAGATGGTAA
- the rpoC gene encoding DNA-directed RNA polymerase subunit beta': protein MPFESIRLSLASPEKIREWSHGEVKKPETLNYRTLKPEKDGLFCAKIFGPVKDYECLCGKYKKKKYEGTICDRCGVEVTRSDVRRERFGHIELASPVAHIWYLKSTPSKIGNLLGLTSRDIERVIYFESYLIVEHPDEEEEEAFENDPNTIPLMDGALTKYVKLYVKSEEEFREAYEYEHSEKYEYGMGAEKVKDILSRLDLEAYAAKLRKEMKAYAIGFDELGPEFKQTQERLYKKVITEIARRFAEAGIKFGEKIPTDKEIDAVISKEYYLVIDPKDTNLQFGQLIHEEEYKDLVAQYGEDGFVVDRGPSALEKLYKIYREKNPDIPIFEVIKDSVRQTILKEVAEQKLKKLVRRLRLIEGFIKSGNRPEWMILDVIPVIPPDLRPLIPLDGGRFATSDLNDLYRRVINRNNRLKRLIELDAPEIIIRNEKRMLQEAVDALIDNGRRGRIVTQNNRPLKSLSDSLRGKQGRFRQNLLGKRVDYSGRSVIVVGPELEMHQCGLPKIMALELFKPFVYRRLEEKGYATSIKNAKRMVQEKAPEVWECLEEVVKQHPVLLNRAPTLHRMSVQAFEPVLVEGKAIKLHPLVCPPFNADFDGDQMAVHVPLSVEAQIESYVLMLSTQNILSPAHGKPITMPSQDIILGAYYLTQIIEGSKGEGKLFANEDEAILAYDLGKVDLLAKIKVKKDGKIVETSVGRLILNRVFPEGFRFVNEPLDKKKISAIISEIYEQFGNEITAQTLDRLKELGFEYAAKAGVSISADDLVVPKNKWEIIRKAEEEAQKVWQQYVDGIITKGERHNKIIDIWSQTTNEVTRLLFEELEKTKRIENGKEYPGIFNPIYMMALSGARGNKDQIRQLAGMRGLMAKHSGEFIETPIRSNFKEGLTIVEYFISTYGARKGLADTALKTAVAGYLTRRLVDVAQDVIITNDDCGTLNGLEVSAIIEGGEIVVSLRDRIVGRYAAEDIVDPYTNEVIVNAGEEIDEEKAQAIENAGIETVKIRSVLTCEQKRGVCAKCYGRDLSQKKLVDIGEAVGIIAAQSIGEPGTQLTMRTFHIGGAATAQKAQTKHEASVEGIVKLLNVKTVVDREGKTLVINRDGAIQIVDEEGKIKERFPAPYGGILKVKDGQKVKPGDVLVEWDPFAIPIIAEKSGTLELRDVILDVTVREERDNITGKTIIDISFMRPKDAVLHTPRAVIKGDDGKEYTYDLPVNTIIMLSRNDLETQWDKCLACSEAEDADVYHNYLQVKPGFKVQAGDIIAKIPRETAKVRDIVGGLPRVEELLEAREPKNKAIVSEIDGIVRIYEDADDIIIYNPITGQSQKYDVPKDALVLVKNGQHVQEGQMLTDDGSIKAEFEGVVRLKSKGYKVIVFNKETGLQKEYSIAKGKYMIVKDGEVVKAGDPLTDGTPNPHDILRIMGPEELAKFLVKEVQMVYRMQGVEISDKHFEVIIRQILRKVKIVDPGDSRFLLNEIVDKVDLEEEAQRIAEEGGRPPKAEPVLVGITKASLSTKSWISAASFQETTRVLADAAVEGKEDHLEGLKENVIIGNIVPAGTGIKQYAEVEAIIPQEEIEKLSE, encoded by the coding sequence TTTATGTGGTAAATACAAAAAGAAAAAATATGAAGGAACAATATGTGATAGATGTGGTGTTGAGGTTACAAGGTCTGATGTTAGAAGGGAAAGATTTGGTCATATTGAACTTGCATCACCTGTTGCTCATATCTGGTATTTAAAATCAACACCTTCAAAAATCGGTAATCTCCTTGGTCTTACATCAAGGGATATAGAAAGGGTTATATACTTTGAATCTTACCTTATTGTTGAACATCCTGATGAAGAGGAAGAAGAAGCATTTGAAAATGACCCAAACACAATTCCTTTAATGGATGGGGCTTTAACTAAATATGTGAAGTTATATGTAAAATCTGAGGAAGAGTTTAGAGAAGCTTATGAGTATGAGCACTCAGAAAAATATGAATACGGAATGGGTGCTGAAAAAGTAAAAGATATCCTCTCAAGACTTGACCTGGAAGCCTATGCAGCCAAACTCAGAAAAGAGATGAAAGCCTATGCTATAGGCTTTGATGAACTTGGCCCTGAATTCAAGCAAACACAGGAAAGACTTTATAAAAAAGTAATAACAGAAATTGCAAGAAGGTTTGCAGAAGCTGGAATAAAATTTGGAGAAAAAATTCCTACAGATAAAGAAATAGATGCCGTTATATCAAAAGAATATTATCTGGTTATAGACCCTAAAGATACAAATCTGCAATTTGGACAACTTATCCATGAAGAAGAATATAAAGATCTCGTTGCCCAATACGGTGAAGATGGCTTTGTGGTAGATAGAGGACCTTCTGCACTTGAGAAACTTTACAAAATTTATAGAGAGAAAAATCCAGACATTCCTATTTTTGAAGTTATAAAAGATTCTGTAAGACAAACAATCCTCAAAGAAGTTGCAGAACAAAAACTGAAAAAATTAGTCAGAAGACTTAGACTTATTGAAGGATTTATCAAATCAGGAAATAGACCTGAATGGATGATTCTTGATGTAATTCCTGTTATCCCACCTGATTTAAGACCTCTTATTCCCCTTGATGGTGGAAGATTTGCAACTTCTGATCTTAATGACCTTTATAGAAGGGTGATTAACAGAAATAACAGACTTAAAAGACTGATTGAACTTGATGCGCCTGAAATTATTATCAGAAACGAAAAAAGAATGCTTCAAGAGGCTGTTGATGCCCTCATAGATAACGGAAGAAGAGGAAGAATTGTTACACAAAACAACAGACCACTTAAATCCCTTTCAGACTCTTTAAGAGGTAAGCAAGGTAGATTCAGACAAAACCTTTTAGGTAAAAGGGTTGACTACTCAGGACGTTCTGTTATCGTTGTAGGTCCTGAACTGGAAATGCACCAGTGTGGTTTACCGAAAATAATGGCACTTGAGTTATTCAAACCATTTGTATATAGAAGACTTGAAGAAAAAGGATATGCAACATCTATCAAAAACGCAAAAAGAATGGTTCAGGAAAAGGCACCTGAAGTTTGGGAGTGCCTTGAAGAAGTTGTAAAACAACATCCTGTTCTTCTTAATAGGGCGCCTACACTTCATAGAATGTCTGTTCAGGCATTCGAACCTGTTCTTGTGGAAGGAAAAGCTATAAAACTTCATCCACTTGTATGTCCTCCGTTCAACGCAGACTTTGACGGAGACCAGATGGCTGTTCACGTGCCTTTATCTGTAGAGGCACAAATAGAATCTTATGTCTTAATGCTTTCTACACAGAATATTCTTTCTCCTGCACATGGAAAACCAATTACAATGCCTTCTCAGGATATTATTCTGGGTGCTTACTACCTGACACAGATTATTGAAGGTTCAAAAGGAGAAGGAAAACTATTTGCAAATGAGGATGAAGCTATTCTTGCCTATGACCTTGGAAAAGTTGACCTCCTTGCAAAAATAAAAGTTAAAAAAGATGGAAAGATAGTTGAAACTTCTGTAGGAAGATTAATCCTTAATAGAGTATTCCCAGAAGGATTTAGATTTGTAAATGAACCCCTTGATAAGAAAAAAATCTCAGCAATTATCTCTGAGATATATGAACAATTCGGAAATGAGATAACAGCCCAGACACTTGATAGACTCAAAGAACTTGGATTTGAGTATGCTGCGAAAGCCGGTGTATCTATATCAGCAGATGACCTTGTTGTTCCTAAAAACAAATGGGAAATAATAAGAAAAGCAGAAGAAGAAGCACAAAAAGTATGGCAACAGTATGTTGACGGAATTATCACAAAAGGTGAAAGACACAACAAAATTATTGATATCTGGTCACAAACAACAAACGAAGTAACAAGACTGCTGTTTGAAGAACTTGAAAAGACAAAAAGAATTGAAAACGGTAAAGAATACCCAGGTATCTTTAACCCAATCTATATGATGGCATTATCCGGTGCGAGGGGTAACAAAGACCAGATTAGACAGCTTGCTGGTATGCGTGGTCTTATGGCTAAGCACTCAGGTGAATTTATTGAAACACCAATCAGGTCTAACTTTAAAGAAGGTCTAACAATTGTTGAATACTTCATTTCCACATACGGTGCGAGAAAAGGTCTTGCAGATACAGCATTAAAAACAGCTGTTGCTGGATACCTTACAAGAAGACTTGTTGATGTTGCACAGGATGTAATTATCACAAATGATGACTGTGGAACACTTAATGGTCTTGAAGTATCTGCAATCATAGAAGGTGGAGAAATTGTTGTATCCCTTAGAGACAGAATTGTCGGTAGATATGCAGCTGAGGATATTGTAGACCCATACACAAACGAAGTTATCGTAAATGCTGGTGAAGAGATAGATGAAGAAAAAGCACAGGCTATAGAAAATGCCGGAATAGAAACAGTCAAGATTAGGTCTGTTCTTACATGTGAACAGAAAAGGGGAGTATGTGCTAAATGTTATGGAAGAGATCTGTCACAGAAAAAACTGGTTGATATCGGAGAAGCTGTTGGAATTATCGCAGCTCAATCTATCGGTGAGCCTGGAACACAGCTTACAATGAGAACATTCCACATTGGTGGTGCTGCTACAGCACAAAAAGCACAAACAAAACATGAAGCTTCAGTTGAAGGTATAGTTAAACTCCTTAACGTCAAAACTGTTGTTGACCGTGAAGGAAAAACACTGGTTATAAACAGGGATGGTGCGATACAGATTGTTGATGAAGAAGGTAAAATCAAAGAAAGATTTCCTGCACCATATGGTGGTATTCTGAAAGTAAAAGATGGACAAAAGGTAAAACCTGGAGATGTTCTTGTAGAGTGGGATCCATTTGCTATACCAATAATTGCAGAAAAATCAGGAACACTGGAACTTAGAGACGTTATACTTGATGTAACAGTAAGGGAAGAAAGAGACAACATAACAGGAAAAACGATTATAGATATCTCCTTTATGAGACCAAAAGATGCTGTTCTCCATACCCCAAGGGCAGTTATTAAAGGAGATGATGGTAAAGAATATACTTATGACCTGCCTGTTAATACAATAATAATGCTTTCAAGAAATGACCTTGAAACACAATGGGACAAATGTCTTGCATGTTCTGAAGCTGAAGATGCAGACGTTTACCACAACTACCTGCAGGTAAAACCAGGATTTAAAGTTCAGGCAGGTGATATCATAGCTAAAATCCCAAGGGAAACAGCAAAAGTTAGAGATATCGTTGGTGGTCTTCCAAGAGTTGAAGAACTTCTTGAAGCAAGAGAACCTAAAAATAAAGCTATAGTTTCAGAGATAGACGGAATAGTTAGAATATATGAAGATGCAGACGATATAATCATTTACAACCCAATCACAGGTCAATCTCAGAAATATGATGTTCCAAAGGATGCACTTGTTCTGGTTAAAAACGGTCAACATGTTCAGGAAGGGCAGATGCTTACAGATGATGGCTCCATAAAAGCTGAGTTTGAAGGTGTAGTAAGACTTAAATCTAAAGGATACAAGGTTATCGTATTTAACAAAGAAACAGGTCTCCAGAAAGAATACTCAATTGCAAAAGGTAAATATATGATTGTTAAGGATGGTGAAGTCGTTAAAGCAGGTGATCCACTTACAGACGGAACACCTAACCCACATGATATTCTGAGAATTATGGGACCTGAAGAACTGGCTAAATTCCTTGTTAAAGAAGTCCAAATGGTTTACAGAATGCAGGGAGTTGAAATCAGTGATAAACACTTTGAGGTAATAATTAGACAGATACTCAGAAAAGTTAAGATTGTTGACCCAGGAGACTCCAGATTCCTCCTTAATGAAATAGTTGATAAAGTAGACCTTGAAGAAGAAGCACAGAGAATTGCAGAAGAAGGTGGAAGACCACCTAAAGCTGAACCTGTTCTGGTTGGTATTACAAAAGCTTCACTCTCAACAAAAAGCTGGATTTCTGCTGCATCATTCCAGGAAACAACAAGGGTTCTTGCTGATGCTGCAGTTGAAGGAAAAGAAGACCACCTTGAAGGGCTTAAAGAAAACGTTATTATCGGTAATATAGTTCCTGCAGGAACAGGAATTAAGCAGTATGCGGAAGTTGAGGCTATCATTCCTCAAGAAGAAATAGAAAAACTTTCAGAATAG
- the rpsL gene encoding 30S ribosomal protein S12 yields MPTINQLVRKGRKKVKKKSKAPALEGNPQKRGVCVRVYTTTPKKPNSALRKVARVRLSNGYEVTCYIPGIGHNLQEHSIVLVRGGRVKDLPGVRYKIIRGALDAAGVKDRRQSRSKYGTKRPKQ; encoded by the coding sequence GTGCCAACGATAAACCAGCTTGTTAGAAAGGGAAGAAAGAAAGTTAAGAAAAAATCAAAAGCACCAGCGCTTGAAGGTAACCCTCAAAAAAGAGGGGTTTGTGTAAGGGTTTATACAACAACTCCTAAAAAGCCAAACTCTGCTTTAAGGAAAGTTGCGAGGGTAAGACTTTCCAATGGATATGAGGTTACATGCTACATCCCAGGAATTGGACATAACCTTCAGGAGCACTCAATTGTTTTAGTTAGAGGCGGAAGGGTAAAAGACCTACCAGGTGTTAGATATAAGATTATTAGAGGGGCACTTGATGCTGCAGGTGTTAAAGATAGAAGACAATCCCGTTCTAAATACGGAACAAAAAGACCAAAACAATAA